The proteins below are encoded in one region of Synchiropus splendidus isolate RoL2022-P1 chromosome 13, RoL_Sspl_1.0, whole genome shotgun sequence:
- the kiss1ra gene encoding KISS1 receptor a: protein MFSTRRCASALLLLKTFHRLGDSSWTLSLKCSETETSPSMMFSLENSTQQQLWMNSSELNVSQDSQDEEEDPGEQHPFLTDAWLVPLFFFLIMLVGLVGNSLVIYVISKHRQMRTATNFYIANLAATDIIFLVCCVPFTATLYPLPGWIFGNFMCKFVAFLQQVTVQATCITLTAMSGDRCYVTVYPLKSLRHRTPKVAMMVSVCIWIGSFILSSPILMYQRIEEGYWYGPRQYCVERFPSKTQERAFILYQFIAAYLLPVLTITFCYTLMVKRVGQPTVEPVDHNYQVNLLSERTISIRRKVSRMVVVIVLLFALCWGPIQIFALFQSFYPDFRPNYATYKIKTWANCMSYANSSVNPVVYGFMGASFQKSFRKTFPFLFKHKVRDSSMASRTANAEIKFVAAEEGNNNNINNNTEGN, encoded by the exons ATGTTTTCTACCCGCCGTTGTGCGTCAGCGCTGCTCCTCCTCAAGACTTTCCACCGACTTGGTGACAGCTCGTGGACTCTCTCCCTGAAGTGCTCAGAGACTGAAACCTCTCCATCGATGATGTTCTCCCTGGAGAACTccactcagcagcagctctggatgAACAGCTCAGAGCTCAACGTCTCCCAGGACAGtcaggacgaggaagaggaccCGGGCGAGCAGCACCCCTTCCTCACCGACGCCTGGCTGGtgcccctcttcttcttcctcatcatgCTGGTGGGACTGGTGGGCAACTCTCTGGTCATCTACGTCATCTCCAAACACAGGCAGATGAGGACGGCCACCAACTTCTACATCG CGAACCTCGCCGCCACGGACATCATCTTCCTTGTTTGCTGCGTCCCCTTCACCGCCACCCTCTACCCGCTGCCTGGATGGATCTTCGGCAACTTCATGTGCAAATTTGTGGCCTTTCTACAGCAG GTGACGGTGCAAGCCACGTGCATCACGCTGACGGCCATGAGCGGGGATCGCTGCTACGTCACGGTCTACCCTCTGAAGTCGCTTCGGCATCGCACCCCCAAAGTGGCTATGATGGTCAGCGTCTGCATCTGGATCG GCTCCTTCATCCTCTCCAGCCCCATCCTGATGTACCAGCGCATCGAGGAGGGCTACTGGTACGGCCCGCGGCAGTACTGCGTGGAGAGGTTCCCGTCCAAGACGCAGGAGCGAGCCTTCATCCTCTACCAGTTCATCGCCGCGTACCTGCTGCCGGTGCTCACCATCACCTTCTGCTACACTCTCATGGTCAAGCGAGTGGGTCAGCCCACTGTGGAGCCTGTGGACCACAACTACCAG GTGAACCTCCTCTCCGAGCGAACCATCAGCATCAGGAGAAAAGTCTCCAGGATGGTGGTGGTCATCGTCCTGCTCTTCGCCCTCTGCTGGGGTCCCATTCAGATCTTCGCCCTGTTTCAGTCCTTCTACCCCGACTTCCGGCCCAACTACGCCACCTACAAGATCAAGACCTGGGCCAACTGCATGTCCTACGCCAACTCCTCCGTCAACCCCGTCGTTTACGGCTTCATGGGAGCCAGTTTCCAGAAGTCCTTCAGGAAGACCTTCCCTTTCCTCTTCAAGCACAAGGTCCGCGACAGCAGCATGGCTTCGCGGACGGCCAACGCCGAGATCAAGTTCGTGGCAGCAGAGGAagggaacaacaacaacatcaacaacaacacagagggGAATTAA